A genome region from Megalobrama amblycephala isolate DHTTF-2021 linkage group LG16, ASM1881202v1, whole genome shotgun sequence includes the following:
- the LOC125248325 gene encoding E3 ubiquitin/ISG15 ligase TRIM25-like isoform X2, translating to MAESAVSQYVDQFSCPVCLDPLKEPVTIPCGHSYCMSCITDCWGQKEQGPPYHCPQCRESFSQRPLLKKNTLIAEMMETLQKTSLQTAAVECDVCTTEKNRAVKSCLQCLASFCQTHLQLHYESPAFMKHKLVEASRNIQENICLSHGRLLEIYCQDDRQCICCFCTIDSHKNHNTVSVDSEWTSKKKELNEIKVACQKLIQERERGQRELSQAVKSLKSSALETMEDVEKVFTELICSLEKKRSEIKEQIRAQEKTEIDRAEELHKHLDQELTELRKRQAEIEKLLITDDQSCQSVCVLPSFEDVPSFTQHTHLSFKDISISAFKEVLEDACQQQTARISREVSNVHVAQSPEPKTPSDCLQYFCQLHLDPNTAKNKLVLLDGNKNILSTKLVQQYPDNPERFNSFPNVLCREGLYSRCYWEVECSGNECAIAVSYKGISRKGNSDDCRLGFNKISWRLSCYQQNVHFIHDKARVSIPAVCSSRIGVYLDHRAGTLSFYSVSDTMTLLHRVQTTFTEPLYPAFGVGEGSSVRIIDQENIYATSSRLNIDRKIY from the exons ATGGCCGAATCTGCAGTGAGTCAGTATGTGGATCAGTTCAGCTGTCCAGTCTGTTTGGATCCTCTGAAGGAGCCGGTGACgattccctgtggacacagttactgtatgaGCTGTATTACTGACTGCTGGGGCCAGAAGGAGCAGGGGCCGCCGTACCACTGTCCCCAATGCAGAGAGAGCTTCAGTCAGAGACCTCTACTGAAGAAGAACACTCTGATAGCTGAGATGATGGAGACGCTGCAGAAGACGTCCCTACAAACGGCTGCTGTGGAGTGTGATGTTTGCACTACAGAGAAGAACAGAGCTGTAAAGTCCTGTCTGCAGTGCTTGGCCTCCTTCTGTCAAACTCACCTGCAGCTTCACTATGAATCTCCTGCGTTTATGAAGCACAAACTAGTCGAAGCTTCCAGAAACATTCAGGAGAACATCTGCCTCAGTCATGGGAGACTTCTGGAGATTTACTGTCAGGATGATCGTCAATGCATTTGTTGTTTCTGTACGATTGACAGTCATAAAAACCACAATACAGTGTCTGTGGATTCAGAATGGACTAGTAAAAAG AAAGAGTTGAATGAGATAAAGGTGGCGTGTCAGAAGCTGATCCAGGAGCGAGAGAGAGGTCAGCGGGAACTCAGTCAAGCTGTGAAGTCTTTGAAA AGTTCAGCTCTAGAGACCATGGAGGACGTTGAGAAggtcttcactgagctcatctgCTCTCTTGAGAAGAAACGCTCTGAGATTAAAGAGCAGATCAGAGCTCAGGAGAAGACTGAGATAGATCGAGCAGAGGAACTTCACAAACATCTGGATCAAGAGCTGACAGAACTCAGAAAAAGACAAGCAGAGATTGAGAAACTTCTGATTACTGATGATCAG AGCTgtcagtctgtgtgtgttttacctTCATTTGAAGACGTTCCCAGCTTCACTCAACACACTCATCtgtcttttaaagacatttcaaTCTCAGCTTTTAAGGAGGTTTTGGAGGACGCCTGTCAACAGCAAACAGCCAGAATATCACGAGAAG TGTCAAATGTCCATGTTGCACAATCTCCAGAACCAAAGACTCCAAGTGATTGTTTGCAAT ATTTCTGTCAGCTGCACCTGGATCCAAACACTGCGAAGAACAAACTTGTCCTGTTAGatggaaataaaaacattttaagcaCAAAATTAGTCCAGCAGTATCCTGATAACCCAGAGCGATTTAATAGTTTTCCTAATGTCTTGTGTCGAGAGGGTTTGTACAgtcgctgttactgggaggtcGAGTGCAGTGGGAACGAATGCGCTATAGCAGTTTCCTACAAAGGAATCAGTCGTAAAGGAAACAGTGATGACTGCAGACTTGGCTTCAACAAAATATCCTGGAGACTGTCCTGCTATCAGCAGAATGTCCATTTCATACATGATAAAGCCCGAGTCTCAATCCCTGCTGTCTGCTCCtctagaataggagtgtatctGGATCACagagcaggaactctgtccttctacagcgtctctgacacaATGACTCTCCTTCACAGAGTCCAGACCACTTTCACTGAACCCTTATACCCTGCTTTTGGGGTTGGAGAAGGTTCATCTGTCAGGATCATAGATCAGGAGAACATTTACGCAACCAGTAGTAGACTGAATATagacagaaaaatatattaa
- the LOC125248280 gene encoding tripartite motif-containing protein 16-like — translation MNMRPWRTLRRSSLSSSALLRRNTEIKEQIRAQEKTEIDRAEELHKHLDQELTELRKRQAEIEKLLITDDQSCQSVCVLPSFEDVPSFTQHTHLSFKDISISVFREVLEDVYQEQTARITREVSNVHVAKTQNDFLQYFCELHLDLNTANKNLKLSENNSKISGLDEVQQYPDHPERFDEFPNILCREGLYGRCYWEVECSGDNCAVAVCYKRIRRKGNRNDCRLGFNKISWRLSYCLQNFSFIHAKAEVLIPIVRSSRIGVYLDHRAGTLSFYSVSDTMTLLHRVQTTFTEPLYPAFGVGEGSSVRIIEQKRAQTNQK, via the exons ATGAATATG AGACCATGGAGGACATTGAGAAggtcttcactgagctcatctgCTCTCTTGagaagaaacactgagattaAAGAGCAGATCAGAGCTCAGGAGAAGACTGAGATAGATCGAGCAGAGGAACTTCACAAACATCTGGATCAAGAGCTGACAGAACTCAGAAAAAGACAAGCAGAGATTGAGAAACTTCTGATTACTGATGATCAG AGCTgtcagtctgtgtgtgttttacctTCATTTGAAGACGTTCCCAGCTTCACTCAACACACTCATCtgtcttttaaagacatttcaaTCTCAGTATTCAGAGAGGTTTTGGAGGATGTCTATCAAGAGCAAACAGCCAGAATAACTCGAGAAG TGTCAAATGTCCATGTTGCAAAGACCCAGAatgattttttgcagt ATTTCTGTGAGCTTCACCTGGATCTAAACACTGCAAACAAAAACCTCAAACTGTCAGAAAACAACAGTAAAATATCAGGTTTAGATGAAGTTCAGCAATATCCTGATCACCCAGAGCGATTTGATGAGTTTCCCAACATCTTGTGTCGAGAGGGTTTGTACGgtcgctgttactgggaggtgGAGTGCAGTGGGGATAACTGTGCTGTAGCAGTTTGTTACAAAAGAATTAGACGCAAAGGAAACCGCAATGACTGTAGACTTGGCTTCAACAAAATATCCTGGAGATTGAGCTATTGTCTGCAGAATTTTAGTTTCATACATGCTAAAGCTGAAGTCTTGATCCCTATTGTCCGCTCCtctagaataggagtgtatctGGATCACagagcaggaactctgtccttctacagcgtctctgacacaATGACTCTCCTTCACAGAGTCCAGACCACTTTTACTGAACCCTTATACCCTGCTTTTGGGGTTGGAGAAGGTTCATCTGTCAGGATCATAGAGCAGAAGAGAGCACAGACAAAtcagaaataa
- the LOC125248326 gene encoding tripartite motif-containing protein 16-like — translation MSESAVSQYVDQFSCPVCLDPLKEPVTIPCGHSYGMSCITDCWGQKEQGPPYRCPQCRESFSQRPLLKKNTLIAEMMETLQKTSLQTAAVECDVCTTEKNRAVKSCLQCLASFCQTHLQLHYESPAFMKHKLVEASRNIQENICLSHGKLLEIYCQDDHQCICCFCMIDNHNGHNVVSVDSEWTSKKKELKEVKSACQKLIQERERGQRELSEAVKSFKSSALETMEDIEKVFTELICSLEKKRSEIKEQIRAQEKTEIDRAEELHKHLDQELTELRKRQAEIEKLLITDDQIQFLKSCQSVCVLPSFEDVPSFTQHTHLSFKDISISEFKEVLEDVYQQQTAKMSREVSNVSVVKPPEPKTQNDFLQYFCELHLDLNTAHKNLELSEENRKISGSDKAQQYPDRPERFDEFPYILCQEGLCGRCYWEVECSGKNWAVAVCYKGLGRKGNSEDCGLGSNKKSWRLGYYQHHFGFIHAKIKVRIFAASRIGVYLDHRAGTLSFYSISDTMTLLHRVQTTFTEPLYPAFLNGQGSSVRIIEQKKRSIIKPECIP, via the exons ATGTCTGAATCTGCAGTGAGTCAGTATGTGGATCAGTTCAGCTGTCCAGTCTGTTTGGATCCTCTGAAGGAGCCGGTGACgattccctgtggacacagttacggTATGAGCTGTATTACTGACTGCTGGGGCCAGAAGGAGCAGGGGCCGCCGTACCGCTGTCCCCAATGCAGAGAGAGCTTCAGTCAGAGACCTCTACTGAAGAAGAACACTCTGATAGCTGAGATGATGGAGACGCTGCAGAAGACGTCCCTACAAACGGCTGCTGTGGAGTGTGATGTTTGCACTACAGAGAAGAACAGAGCTGTAAAGTCCTGTCTGCAGTGCTTGGCCTCCTTCTGTCAAACTCACCTGCAGCTTCACTATGAATCTCCTGCGTTTATGAAGCACAAACTAGTTGAAGCTTCCAGAAACATTCAGGAGAACATCTGCCTCAGTCATGGGAAACTTCTGGAGATTTACTGTCAGGATGATCATCAATGCATTTGTTGTTTCTGTATGATTGACAATCATAATGGACACAATGTGGTGTCTGTGGATTCAGAATGGACTAGTAAAAAG AAAGAGTTAAAGGAGGTAAAGTCGGCGTGTCAGAAGCTGATCCAGGAGCGAGAGAGAGGTCAGCGGGAACTCAGTGAAGCTGTGAAGTCTTTTAAA AGTTCAGCTCTAGAGACCATGGAGGACATTGAGAAggtcttcactgagctcatctgCTCTCTTGAGAAGAAACGCTCTGAGATTAAAGAGCAGATCAGAGCTCAGGAGAAGACTGAGATAGATCGAGCAGAGGAACTTCACAAACATCTGGATCAAGAGCTGACAGAACTCAGAAAAAGACAAGCAGAGATTGAGAAACTTCTGATTACTGATGATCAGATCCAGTTTCTGAAG AGCTgtcagtctgtgtgtgttttacctTCATTTGAAGACGTTCCCAGCTTCACTCAACACACTCATCtgtcttttaaagacatttcaaTCTCAGAATTTAAGGAGGTTTTGGAGGACGTCTATCAACAGCAAACAGCTAAAATGTCTCGAGAAG TCTCAAATGTGTCTGTTGTAAAGCCTCCAGAACCAAAGACCCAAAATGATTTTTTGCAAT ATTTCTGTGAACTTCACCTGGATCTAAACACTGCACACAAAAACCTCGAACTGTCAGAAGAGAACAGGAAAATATCAGGTTCAGATAAAGCTCAGCAATATCCTGATCGCCCAGAGAGATTTGATGAGTTTCCGTACATCTTGTGTCAAGAGGGTTTGTGTGgtcgctgttactgggaggtcGAGTGCAGTGGCAAAAATTGGGCTGTAGCAGTTTGTTACAAAGGCCTTGGACGTAAAGGAAACAGTGAAGACTGTGGACTTGGCTCCAACAAAAAATCATGGAGATTGGGCTATTATCAGCATCATTTCGGTTTCATACATGCTAAAATAAAGGTCCGTATCTTTGCTGCCTCTAGGATAGGAGTGTATCTGGATCACagagcaggaactctgtccttctacagcatcTCTGACACAATGACTCTCCTTCACAGAGTCCAGACCACTTTCACTGAACCCTTATACCCTGCTTTTCTAAATGGACAAGGTTCATCTGTCAGGATCATAGAGCAGAAAAAAAGATCAATTATAAAACCAGAATGTATTCCATAA
- the LOC125248330 gene encoding E3 ubiquitin/ISG15 ligase TRIM25-like has protein sequence MSESAVSQYEDQFSCPVCLDPLKEPVTIPCGHSYCMSCITDCWGQKEQGPPYRCPQCRESFSQRPLLKKNTLIAEMMETLQKTSLQTAAVECDVCTTEKNRAVKSCLQCLASFCQTHLQPHYESPAFMKHKLVEASRNIQENICLSHGKLLEIYCQDDHQCICNLCLIDNHNGHRLVSVDSEWTSKKKELKKVKVACQKLIQERERGQRELREAVKSFKSSALETMEDIEKVFTELICSLEKKRSEIKEQIRAQEKTEIDRAEELHKHLDQELTELRKRQAEIEKLLITDDQIQCLKSCQSVCVLPSFEDVPSFTQHTHLSFKDISISAFKEVLEDACQQQTARISREESNVHFSESSKPESPNEILHYFCQLQLDPNTAHRNLILSEENRKISCSVEVQQYPDHPERFDVYMNVLCREGLYYRCYWEVECSGENWAVGVCYKGIGRKGKSNDCRLGFNNKSWRLTHCQQNFYVRHHNKHVCIPAVRSSRIGVCLDHRAGTLSFYSVSDTMTLLHRVQTTFTEPLYPAFGVGDDSSLMIIKQRRI, from the exons ATGTCTGAATCTGCAGTGAGTCAGTATGAGGATCAGTTCAGCTGTCCAGTCTGTTTGGATCCTCTTAAGGAGCCGGTGACgattccctgtggacacagttactgtatgaGCTGTATTACTGACTGCTGGGGCCAGAAGGAGCAGGGACCGCCGTACCGCTGTCCCCAATGCAGAGAGAGCTTCAGTCAGAGACCTCTACTGAAGAAGAACACTCTGATAGCTGAGATGATGGAGACGCTGCAGAAGACGTCCCTACAAACGGCTGCTGTGGAGTGTGATGTTTGCACTACAGAGAAGAACAGAGCTGTAAAGTCCTGTCTGCAGTGCTTGGCCTCCTTCTGTCAAACTCACCTGCAGCCTCACTATGAATCTCCTGCGTTTATGAAGCACAAACTAGTCGAAGCTTCCAGAAACATTCAGGAGAACATCTGCCTCAGTCATGGGAAACTTCTGGAGATTTACTGTCAGGATGATCATCAATGTATTTGTAACTTGTGTTTGATTGACAATCATAACGGCCACCGTTTGGTTTCTGTGGATTCAGAATGGACTAGCAAGAAG AAAGAGTTAAAGAAGGTAAAGGTGGCGTGTCAGAAGCTGATCCAGGAGCGAGAGAGAGGTCAGCGGGAACTCAGAGAAGCTGTGAAGTCTTTTAAA AGTTCAGCTCTAGAGACCATGGAGGACATTGAGAAggtcttcactgagctcatctgCTCTCTTGAGAAGAAACGCTCTGAGATTAAAGAGCAGATCAGAGCTCAGGAGAAGACTGAGATAGATCGAGCAGAGGAACTTCACAAACATCTGGATCAAGAGCTGACAGAACTCAGAAAAAGACAAGCAGAGATTGAGAAACTTCTGATTACTGATGATCAGATCCAGTGTCTGAag AGCTgccagtctgtgtgtgttttacctTCATTTGAAGACGTTCCCAGCTTCACTCAACACACTCATCtgtcttttaaagacatttcaaTCTCAGCGTTTAAGGAGGTTTTGGAGGACGCCTGTCAACAGCAAACAGCCAGAATATCTCGAGAAG AGTCAAATGTCCATTTTTCAGAGTCTTCAAAACCTGAATCTCCAAATGAAATTTTGCACT ATTTCTGTCAACTGCAACTGGATCCAAACACTGCACACCGAAACCTCATCTTGTcagaagagaacagaaaaatATCATGTTCAGTTGAAGTCCAGCAATATCCTGATCACCCAGAGCGATTTGATGTTTATATGAATGTCTTGTGTCGAGAGGGTTTGTATTatcgctgttactgggaggtcGAGTGCAGTGGAGAAAACTGGGCTGTAGGAGTTTGTTACAAAGGAATTGGGCGTAAAGGAAAAAGTAATGACTGCAGACTGGGGTTTAATAACAAGTCATGGAGATTGACCCACTGTCAACAGAATTTCTATGTCAGACATCATAACAAGCATGTCTGTATCCCTGCTGTCCGCTCCTCTAGAATAGGAGTGTGTCTGGATCACagagcaggaactctgtccttctacagcgtctctgacacaATGACTCTCCTTCACAGAGTCCAGACCACTTTCACTGAACCCTTATACCCTGCTTTTGGGGTTGGAGATGATTCATCTCTCATGATCATAAAGCAGAGGAGAATTTAG
- the LOC125248325 gene encoding E3 ubiquitin/ISG15 ligase TRIM25-like isoform X1: MAESAVSQYVDQFSCPVCLDPLKEPVTIPCGHSYCMSCITDCWGQKEQGPPYHCPQCRESFSQRPLLKKNTLIAEMMETLQKTSLQTAAVECDVCTTEKNRAVKSCLQCLASFCQTHLQLHYESPAFMKHKLVEASRNIQENICLSHGRLLEIYCQDDRQCICCFCTIDSHKNHNTVSVDSEWTSKKKELNEIKVACQKLIQERERGQRELSQAVKSLKSSALETMEDVEKVFTELICSLEKKRSEIKEQIRAQEKTEIDRAEELHKHLDQELTELRKRQAEIEKLLITDDQVNFLKSCQSVCVLPSFEDVPSFTQHTHLSFKDISISAFKEVLEDACQQQTARISREVSNVHVAQSPEPKTPSDCLQYFCQLHLDPNTAKNKLVLLDGNKNILSTKLVQQYPDNPERFNSFPNVLCREGLYSRCYWEVECSGNECAIAVSYKGISRKGNSDDCRLGFNKISWRLSCYQQNVHFIHDKARVSIPAVCSSRIGVYLDHRAGTLSFYSVSDTMTLLHRVQTTFTEPLYPAFGVGEGSSVRIIDQENIYATSSRLNIDRKIY; the protein is encoded by the exons ATGGCCGAATCTGCAGTGAGTCAGTATGTGGATCAGTTCAGCTGTCCAGTCTGTTTGGATCCTCTGAAGGAGCCGGTGACgattccctgtggacacagttactgtatgaGCTGTATTACTGACTGCTGGGGCCAGAAGGAGCAGGGGCCGCCGTACCACTGTCCCCAATGCAGAGAGAGCTTCAGTCAGAGACCTCTACTGAAGAAGAACACTCTGATAGCTGAGATGATGGAGACGCTGCAGAAGACGTCCCTACAAACGGCTGCTGTGGAGTGTGATGTTTGCACTACAGAGAAGAACAGAGCTGTAAAGTCCTGTCTGCAGTGCTTGGCCTCCTTCTGTCAAACTCACCTGCAGCTTCACTATGAATCTCCTGCGTTTATGAAGCACAAACTAGTCGAAGCTTCCAGAAACATTCAGGAGAACATCTGCCTCAGTCATGGGAGACTTCTGGAGATTTACTGTCAGGATGATCGTCAATGCATTTGTTGTTTCTGTACGATTGACAGTCATAAAAACCACAATACAGTGTCTGTGGATTCAGAATGGACTAGTAAAAAG AAAGAGTTGAATGAGATAAAGGTGGCGTGTCAGAAGCTGATCCAGGAGCGAGAGAGAGGTCAGCGGGAACTCAGTCAAGCTGTGAAGTCTTTGAAA AGTTCAGCTCTAGAGACCATGGAGGACGTTGAGAAggtcttcactgagctcatctgCTCTCTTGAGAAGAAACGCTCTGAGATTAAAGAGCAGATCAGAGCTCAGGAGAAGACTGAGATAGATCGAGCAGAGGAACTTCACAAACATCTGGATCAAGAGCTGACAGAACTCAGAAAAAGACAAGCAGAGATTGAGAAACTTCTGATTACTGATGATCAGGTCAATTTTCTAAAG AGCTgtcagtctgtgtgtgttttacctTCATTTGAAGACGTTCCCAGCTTCACTCAACACACTCATCtgtcttttaaagacatttcaaTCTCAGCTTTTAAGGAGGTTTTGGAGGACGCCTGTCAACAGCAAACAGCCAGAATATCACGAGAAG TGTCAAATGTCCATGTTGCACAATCTCCAGAACCAAAGACTCCAAGTGATTGTTTGCAAT ATTTCTGTCAGCTGCACCTGGATCCAAACACTGCGAAGAACAAACTTGTCCTGTTAGatggaaataaaaacattttaagcaCAAAATTAGTCCAGCAGTATCCTGATAACCCAGAGCGATTTAATAGTTTTCCTAATGTCTTGTGTCGAGAGGGTTTGTACAgtcgctgttactgggaggtcGAGTGCAGTGGGAACGAATGCGCTATAGCAGTTTCCTACAAAGGAATCAGTCGTAAAGGAAACAGTGATGACTGCAGACTTGGCTTCAACAAAATATCCTGGAGACTGTCCTGCTATCAGCAGAATGTCCATTTCATACATGATAAAGCCCGAGTCTCAATCCCTGCTGTCTGCTCCtctagaataggagtgtatctGGATCACagagcaggaactctgtccttctacagcgtctctgacacaATGACTCTCCTTCACAGAGTCCAGACCACTTTCACTGAACCCTTATACCCTGCTTTTGGGGTTGGAGAAGGTTCATCTGTCAGGATCATAGATCAGGAGAACATTTACGCAACCAGTAGTAGACTGAATATagacagaaaaatatattaa